One genomic window of Paenisporosarcina antarctica includes the following:
- a CDS encoding HlyD family efflux transporter periplasmic adaptor subunit, producing the protein MNKWVTIGISIGISTFLAANAILLFSDKSTFAKVFYVHEYERVATGDYEEKLPKESLIAPLSVSTVYAENDEIIQNWLVKDGDVVTTGQELATLNTSTVDEQRTLWESEREGLERQLTEINATISSLQSDRADVSDSSNSTGNSNDTVTEDTEEQTVNVDINVDVGVDLAVQQDGAFAQAIAHAEESRSEVNQQLVVVEAQLAQEGAAALISPVDGVVSAIRDKNDRLAIEIYSNERIIVTYATDEQWQDVEVNDRVRLQADGMDQSIEGIVTEISQVPSTDSDFLTAYKALDPEEHINPLAYYEVRIQPNEPIDNLPFGNNANALVVVNEAQQAISVNTAWLYDRFEQSAVVHIVNEDGYAVETPVTMQFDWKTRSVISGGLQPNSVVLYEPKINDYKYAPAIFFPMPLDSPSWKSTKDAGWKFYLKHLIF; encoded by the coding sequence ATGAATAAATGGGTAACAATTGGTATATCTATCGGGATTTCAACTTTTCTTGCGGCTAACGCCATTCTGTTGTTTAGCGACAAAAGCACATTTGCGAAAGTATTTTATGTGCATGAATACGAGCGTGTAGCTACTGGGGATTATGAAGAGAAATTACCGAAAGAATCTCTCATTGCACCCCTTAGTGTCAGCACTGTTTACGCGGAAAATGATGAAATTATTCAAAACTGGTTAGTCAAAGATGGAGACGTCGTTACGACTGGTCAAGAACTCGCCACTCTTAACACGTCAACTGTAGACGAGCAGCGGACACTTTGGGAATCTGAGCGTGAAGGACTTGAACGTCAACTAACTGAAATAAACGCGACGATTAGTTCATTACAATCAGACCGTGCGGATGTTAGCGACTCAAGTAATTCTACAGGAAACTCAAATGATACAGTGACAGAAGACACTGAAGAGCAAACTGTGAACGTTGATATTAATGTCGATGTCGGTGTTGACCTTGCTGTACAACAAGATGGTGCCTTCGCACAGGCTATTGCACATGCCGAAGAAAGTCGATCAGAAGTGAATCAACAATTAGTTGTTGTCGAAGCGCAACTTGCTCAAGAAGGAGCGGCTGCTTTAATTAGCCCTGTTGATGGAGTTGTATCGGCGATTCGAGATAAAAATGACCGCCTTGCAATTGAAATTTATAGTAACGAAAGAATCATCGTCACATATGCGACGGACGAGCAATGGCAAGACGTAGAAGTGAACGATCGCGTACGTTTGCAAGCCGATGGAATGGATCAATCCATTGAAGGAATTGTAACGGAAATATCCCAAGTTCCTTCAACAGATTCTGATTTCTTAACAGCATATAAAGCTCTAGATCCTGAAGAACATATAAATCCACTTGCTTACTATGAAGTTCGTATTCAACCTAACGAACCAATTGATAATTTACCATTTGGTAATAATGCAAATGCACTGGTAGTTGTAAACGAAGCGCAACAGGCTATTTCAGTGAACACCGCTTGGCTATACGATCGTTTTGAGCAGTCAGCTGTCGTACATATTGTAAATGAAGACGGCTATGCGGTAGAAACACCTGTAACGATGCAGTTTGACTGGAAAACACGTTCGGTAATTAGTGGAGGTTTACAACCTAATTCAGTGGTGCTTTATGAACCGAAAATTAACGACTACAAATATGCACCAGCCATTTTCTTCCCGATGCCACTGGACTCTCCATCTTGGAAATCAACTAAGGATGCAGGATGGAAATTCTACTTGAAACATCTTATATTTTAA